A region of Euryarchaeota archaeon DNA encodes the following proteins:
- the prf1 gene encoding peptide chain release factor 1: MAQELDPEKQRARYEFKKALEELQKIKGRGTEMVSVYIPPGKLISDVSGYLRNEYSQSSNIKSTRTRKNVTGAIESILSRLKQFKAPPENGMVIFTGAKAVGNDQTRMVQLVVIPPQPLPSFMYRCDSEFFLEPLLSMLSHTETYGLLLVDRGECTIGFLRGERIELVKNFESNVPRKHTMGGQSQRRLERLIEEAADNFFKKCGEQASTIFLAEKELKGVLVGGPGATKNYVVDGGFFHHEIQKKIMETFDTGYTDEHGLRELVEAAHETLKQVGLTREKDLLGRFMREIVREHGLAAYGEAEIRRMIEIGAVDVLILSERLRKHRVRVECGNCGDKTEHTVGDVDTFENSLGPCEKCGTSQRTIGGQVDIVEEMSDLASTRGTRVEIIAGDTSEGETFTNAFGGMGAILRFHVGRGQ; the protein is encoded by the coding sequence ATGGCTCAGGAGTTGGACCCGGAAAAGCAGCGGGCGCGCTACGAGTTCAAGAAGGCGCTCGAAGAGCTCCAGAAGATCAAGGGGCGCGGCACTGAGATGGTGAGCGTCTACATACCGCCGGGTAAGCTCATCAGCGACGTTTCGGGCTACCTTAGGAATGAATACAGCCAATCGAGCAACATCAAGTCGACGCGTACGAGAAAGAACGTGACAGGCGCCATCGAATCCATACTTTCTCGCCTCAAACAGTTCAAAGCCCCGCCGGAGAACGGGATGGTGATATTCACCGGCGCCAAGGCCGTTGGAAACGACCAGACGCGCATGGTCCAGCTTGTCGTCATCCCCCCGCAGCCGCTCCCTTCGTTCATGTACCGTTGCGACAGCGAATTCTTCCTCGAACCGCTCCTCTCCATGCTCTCCCATACCGAGACATATGGGCTCCTCCTCGTAGATCGAGGCGAGTGCACGATCGGATTCTTGCGCGGCGAGCGCATCGAGCTCGTGAAGAACTTCGAATCGAACGTCCCAAGGAAGCACACGATGGGGGGCCAGTCGCAGCGCCGTCTCGAACGCCTCATCGAGGAGGCGGCCGACAATTTCTTCAAGAAGTGCGGAGAGCAGGCGTCCACGATATTCCTCGCCGAAAAGGAGTTGAAAGGCGTCCTCGTTGGCGGTCCCGGAGCGACCAAGAACTACGTTGTCGACGGCGGGTTCTTCCATCACGAGATCCAGAAGAAGATAATGGAGACGTTCGACACCGGCTACACGGACGAGCATGGACTACGGGAACTCGTCGAAGCGGCGCATGAGACCCTGAAACAAGTGGGACTCACCCGCGAGAAGGACCTCTTGGGCAGGTTCATGCGCGAGATCGTGAGGGAGCACGGGCTCGCGGCCTACGGCGAGGCCGAGATCCGGCGCATGATCGAGATTGGCGCGGTGGATGTGCTCATCCTCTCCGAGCGCCTCCGTAAGCACCGGGTCCGCGTCGAATGCGGCAACTGCGGCGACAAGACCGAGCACACGGTCGGTGATGTGGACACCTTCGAGAACAGTCTTGGCCCTTGCGAAAAATGCGGCACGTCGCAACGCACGATCGGCGGTCAGGTGGACATCGTCGAGGAGATGTCCGACCTCGCCTCGACGCGGGGCACTCGCGTGGAGATAATCGCGGGGGACACGTCCGAAGGCGAGACGTTCACGAACGCCTTCGGTGGGATGGGCGCGATCCTACGGTTCCACGTGGGACGCGGTCAGTAA
- a CDS encoding NADH-quinone oxidoreductase subunit N has translation MTSEAALAPELLLLVFAVALPVVGLFVENKRLLAWMTALALLIAGWWTFGTLFPSGLTSWIPEATLAGPLLFGVYEITPFAQVMKLIFIAVAFLMVLGSPAYLQRLSGTTASSRNVGRGNEGEYYGLIIFSTVGMMVIASGRELLTIFLGLELASFATYVLATYHKKDARSPERSVEPLVDPSRGDAGHAMEAHRGPSATASPGEASASAEAGMKYFIVGALSSALILYGISMIYAITGTTDIAAISRLLTGAPAFNPLLVLSTILLLAGFGYKVAMFPYHLWAPDVYEGSPTPVSGLLAAGTKKAGFAALFKILFIALIGVKANWDVAIAIFAILTMTVGNLVALSQTDIKRMLAYSSIAQAGYILIAFAVGTVYGVTGGIFQILTHALITMGAFIVVAGLAVSGFSGRIEDFRGLGKRAPLIAFAMALFLISLAGLPPLAGFASKFVLFSSAVSVAGLPGKEWLLWLAIAGILNSALSLFYYARVVRYMYVEETIATGPIAMPRGVTAAVVLAMIAVVVIGVYPNPIIELSTRAAQSLLVLAP, from the coding sequence ATGACGAGCGAGGCCGCCCTTGCACCGGAGCTACTGCTCTTGGTCTTCGCCGTGGCCCTTCCCGTCGTCGGCCTCTTCGTGGAGAACAAGAGGCTTCTTGCTTGGATGACGGCGCTCGCCCTCCTTATCGCGGGCTGGTGGACCTTCGGGACGCTTTTCCCTTCCGGACTCACGTCGTGGATACCGGAGGCGACGCTTGCGGGCCCGCTGCTTTTCGGCGTCTACGAGATCACCCCCTTCGCGCAAGTGATGAAACTCATCTTCATCGCCGTCGCTTTCCTCATGGTGCTTGGAAGCCCCGCATACCTCCAGAGACTCAGCGGGACCACTGCATCGTCGAGGAACGTCGGGCGCGGTAACGAAGGCGAATACTACGGTCTCATCATCTTCAGCACGGTCGGCATGATGGTCATCGCCTCTGGCCGCGAACTATTGACGATATTCCTGGGGCTCGAACTCGCGTCCTTCGCCACTTACGTTCTCGCGACCTACCACAAGAAGGACGCGAGGTCGCCGGAGCGAAGCGTCGAGCCACTGGTCGACCCGTCGCGCGGCGACGCCGGTCATGCGATGGAGGCCCATCGAGGACCTTCGGCGACCGCTTCCCCCGGGGAGGCCTCCGCCTCCGCGGAAGCCGGGATGAAGTACTTCATCGTCGGGGCGTTGTCGAGTGCCCTCATCCTCTATGGCATCAGCATGATATATGCCATCACCGGCACCACGGACATCGCCGCGATATCACGGCTTCTCACGGGCGCGCCCGCGTTCAACCCTCTTCTCGTATTGTCCACTATCCTGCTCCTCGCCGGCTTCGGCTACAAGGTGGCGATGTTCCCGTACCACCTCTGGGCCCCTGATGTCTACGAGGGCTCGCCGACGCCGGTCTCAGGCCTTCTTGCGGCCGGTACGAAGAAGGCGGGTTTCGCAGCACTCTTCAAGATACTCTTCATCGCCCTCATAGGAGTCAAGGCGAATTGGGACGTCGCCATCGCCATCTTCGCGATACTCACGATGACGGTCGGGAACCTCGTCGCCTTGAGCCAGACGGACATCAAGAGGATGCTTGCGTACTCATCCATCGCCCAGGCCGGTTACATCCTTATAGCGTTCGCCGTTGGGACCGTGTACGGTGTCACAGGCGGAATCTTCCAGATCCTGACGCACGCGCTCATCACGATGGGCGCTTTCATCGTCGTCGCCGGGCTCGCCGTTTCTGGTTTCTCGGGCAGGATCGAGGATTTCCGAGGCCTCGGAAAGAGAGCGCCTCTCATCGCGTTCGCCATGGCGCTTTTCCTCATCTCGCTTGCGGGCCTCCCGCCGCTCGCGGGCTTCGCGTCGAAGTTCGTGCTGTTCTCCTCCGCCGTTTCGGTGGCGGGCCTTCCCGGGAAGGAATGGCTCCTTTGGTTGGCCATCGCCGGGATATTGAATAGCGCGCTTTCGCTCTTCTACTACGCCCGGGTCGTGCGTTACATGTACGTCGAGGAGACGATAGCGACCGGGCCCATCGCGATGCCGAGGGGCGTCACGGCGGCAGTCGTCCTTGCGATGATCGCCGTCGTCGTCATCGGCGTCTACCCGAATCCCATCATCGAGTTGTCGACGCGGGCGGCGCAGAGCCTCCTTGTCCTCGCCCCGTGA
- a CDS encoding DUF2116 family Zn-ribbon domain-containing protein, with amino-acid sequence MTDTIVNHGHCLMCGRVVTFGDKTCSDKCKGDQEDMQKKRKQYMLMLYGAMGFALLLFVLQAMGIVR; translated from the coding sequence ATGACAGACACCATAGTCAACCACGGACATTGCCTGATGTGCGGACGGGTCGTCACGTTCGGCGATAAGACCTGCTCCGACAAGTGCAAGGGCGACCAAGAGGACATGCAGAAGAAACGCAAGCAGTACATGCTGATGCTCTACGGGGCCATGGGGTTCGCGCTGCTACTGTTCGTCCTGCAGGCGATGGGGATCGTGAGGTAG
- a CDS encoding arginine--tRNA ligase, whose product MSHDPLGDFHDRVRNALQAALNDAGFDHDVPPRLDTAPEGKGDFALPCFPIAKKARRAPPHIAGEVAARFKMDDATAAADGPYVNVTLRTEYLAKAALGALQAMGERFGEHPAKNVKVIVEHTSANPNGPFHVGRARNPIVGDSIARVLKAAGLEVVTEYYVNDMGKQVVLLTWGRMNLKAGDVAPSTRAKGDHALVSYYQKAHELAEKDPEVERAVNEMLRRFENGDKDVAKDIRSSIDAVLGGMRESLSRLNVMEQQFAWESQHVLGGAVNEVVASLKATGKTVEEGGAFHIEMAPYGIQGKNTKWVFVRKDGTTLYTTRDLAYHADKFKRAGPGGRVVDVLGEDHKLTVQQLNVGLHLLGEAREPEVVFYSFVSLPEGKMSTRRGRVVYLDDLMDEAHELALEEVKKRRTGDLPPEKMDEIAEVVGIGALRFNIAAVQAEKAITFRWEEALDFEGASAPFVQYSHARCASILRKAAEEKTAPRAHDSVPLEAAEVRLLTTLARFPQVVADCAATLRVHQIAMYVLQLSRDFNVFYRDCPVLLAEPDVRENRLFLAESTKTVLRNGLDLLGVRAPDTM is encoded by the coding sequence GTGAGCCACGATCCGCTGGGCGATTTCCACGACCGGGTCCGAAACGCTCTCCAAGCGGCCTTGAACGATGCCGGGTTCGACCACGACGTGCCGCCCCGACTCGACACAGCACCCGAGGGAAAAGGCGACTTTGCGCTTCCGTGCTTCCCGATCGCCAAGAAAGCGCGCCGCGCCCCGCCGCACATCGCTGGAGAGGTCGCCGCCCGCTTCAAGATGGATGACGCCACGGCCGCCGCCGACGGGCCTTACGTGAACGTCACCCTCCGCACCGAATACCTCGCCAAGGCAGCCCTCGGGGCGCTTCAGGCCATGGGCGAGCGTTTTGGCGAGCATCCGGCGAAGAACGTCAAGGTCATCGTCGAGCACACGAGCGCCAATCCGAACGGGCCGTTCCACGTCGGGCGGGCCCGTAACCCGATCGTCGGGGATTCCATCGCGCGCGTGTTGAAAGCGGCGGGGCTCGAGGTCGTCACCGAGTACTATGTCAACGACATGGGAAAACAAGTGGTCTTGCTCACCTGGGGCCGGATGAATCTCAAAGCCGGCGACGTCGCGCCTTCAACGAGGGCAAAGGGCGACCACGCGCTCGTCTCATACTATCAGAAGGCCCACGAGCTCGCAGAAAAAGACCCGGAAGTCGAGCGTGCCGTGAACGAGATGCTACGACGGTTCGAAAACGGCGACAAGGATGTCGCCAAGGACATCCGTTCCAGCATCGACGCGGTCTTGGGTGGAATGCGCGAGAGCCTTTCTCGCCTCAACGTGATGGAGCAGCAATTCGCCTGGGAGAGCCAACACGTGCTTGGAGGCGCCGTGAACGAAGTGGTCGCAAGCCTGAAGGCGACCGGCAAGACCGTCGAAGAGGGCGGCGCATTCCACATCGAGATGGCGCCCTACGGGATCCAAGGCAAGAACACGAAATGGGTGTTCGTCCGAAAGGATGGGACGACGCTTTACACGACGCGCGACCTTGCCTACCACGCGGACAAGTTCAAGCGCGCTGGACCGGGCGGCCGCGTGGTCGACGTCTTAGGCGAGGACCACAAGCTCACGGTCCAACAATTGAATGTGGGCCTTCACCTCCTTGGCGAAGCGCGCGAACCGGAGGTCGTCTTCTACAGTTTCGTGAGCCTTCCAGAGGGGAAGATGAGCACGAGGCGTGGACGCGTCGTGTATCTTGACGACCTCATGGACGAGGCCCATGAACTCGCGCTCGAAGAGGTGAAGAAGCGCAGGACGGGCGACTTGCCGCCGGAGAAGATGGACGAGATCGCGGAAGTGGTCGGGATCGGCGCCTTGAGATTCAACATCGCGGCCGTCCAAGCGGAGAAGGCCATAACCTTCCGTTGGGAGGAGGCGTTGGACTTCGAAGGTGCCTCCGCGCCGTTCGTCCAGTACAGCCACGCCCGCTGCGCGAGCATCCTCAGGAAGGCCGCGGAGGAGAAGACGGCACCGCGCGCCCACGATTCAGTGCCGTTGGAGGCCGCTGAAGTGAGGCTCCTCACGACTTTGGCGCGGTTCCCGCAGGTGGTCGCGGATTGCGCCGCGACGCTACGCGTCCACCAGATCGCGATGTACGTGCTCCAGTTGTCGCGCGATTTCAACGTGTTCTACAGGGATTGCCCCGTCCTCCTCGCCGAGCCAGATGTCCGCGAGAATCGCCTGTTCCTCGCAGAGTCGACGAAGACGGTGCTGCGTAACGGGCTCGATCTTTTGGGTGTGCGCGCGCCTGACACGATGTAA
- the pyrH gene encoding UMP kinase, which translates to MSGVRVAVSIGGSVFIDENGPSPTYARQVGKVISDASKTAKLVIVVGGGSTARRYIAAARDLGSEEATLDDLGIDVTRINARILIAAIPQAYQRPAHTFDEALTALKHQDVVIMGGTHAGHTTDAVAAMAAEKIRADRLVIATNVDAVYDSDPKTNPAAKKLTKLTADELVRITFTMSASAGSAGVVDPLAARLIARSRIPTGIVNGKDLEALSKAILGKDFPGSLVEPAKR; encoded by the coding sequence ATGAGCGGCGTCAGGGTCGCGGTCTCCATCGGCGGTTCCGTCTTCATCGATGAGAACGGCCCTTCGCCCACTTACGCGAGGCAGGTCGGAAAAGTCATCTCCGACGCTTCAAAGACGGCGAAATTGGTGATCGTCGTCGGGGGCGGAAGCACGGCGCGCAGGTACATAGCCGCAGCCCGGGACCTCGGCTCCGAAGAGGCGACGCTTGACGACCTGGGCATCGACGTGACCCGCATCAACGCACGTATCCTCATCGCGGCCATTCCACAAGCATATCAGCGGCCAGCGCACACGTTCGACGAGGCGCTGACGGCGTTGAAGCACCAGGACGTGGTCATCATGGGCGGGACGCACGCGGGCCACACGACCGATGCGGTCGCGGCGATGGCGGCCGAGAAGATCCGGGCGGATCGACTCGTGATCGCAACTAACGTGGACGCGGTCTACGATTCGGACCCGAAGACGAACCCGGCGGCGAAGAAACTCACGAAGCTCACCGCCGACGAACTGGTCCGCATCACATTCACCATGAGCGCCTCGGCGGGAAGCGCTGGCGTGGTAGACCCCCTGGCCGCGCGCCTCATCGCAAGAAGCCGCATCCCGACCGGAATCGTGAACGGAAAGGATCTCGAAGCGCTCTCGAAGGCGATCCTCGGCAAGGACTTCCCGGGCTCACTGGTCGAACCCGCGAAACGGTGA
- a CDS encoding tRNA (pseudouridine(54)-N(1))-methyltransferase TrmY translates to MEDASTPARPGPAGPPFSTWARRFLIVGHKARTDGDFNLKDVPGTSGRLDVLARCLTTGLLISNGIRKDTAVYLLLRGPPGPMKVLRFDGASLKNLNPDERSAATLVQAASRVPVGPGGWLEVATGIAVALADEALFKAEFSDLTRVILSEGGEDLDRAAFEKAVVILGGHTDVDEADLRLLRAGDAVRIRLGPLSLHADQCVTVVHHVIDSKVGRKGGSAALKLLGG, encoded by the coding sequence GTGGAAGACGCTTCGACCCCGGCAAGACCGGGCCCCGCGGGCCCTCCCTTTTCGACTTGGGCGCGCCGGTTCCTCATCGTGGGGCACAAGGCCCGCACCGACGGCGATTTCAACCTCAAGGACGTCCCGGGAACAAGTGGCCGGCTCGACGTCCTGGCCCGTTGCCTCACGACCGGGCTCCTGATCTCCAACGGCATCAGGAAAGACACGGCGGTGTACCTTCTTCTTCGCGGTCCTCCGGGGCCCATGAAGGTGCTGCGCTTCGACGGGGCGTCCTTGAAGAACCTGAACCCCGACGAGCGAAGCGCCGCTACCCTGGTCCAGGCCGCTTCGCGCGTCCCCGTGGGACCGGGCGGTTGGCTGGAAGTGGCAACCGGCATCGCAGTGGCGCTTGCGGACGAGGCGCTCTTCAAAGCCGAATTCTCCGACCTCACGCGTGTGATCCTGTCGGAGGGTGGCGAGGACCTGGACAGGGCCGCCTTCGAGAAGGCTGTGGTCATCCTCGGCGGACACACGGATGTCGATGAAGCGGATCTACGACTTCTTCGAGCCGGAGACGCCGTGCGGATCCGTTTGGGGCCCCTGTCACTCCATGCCGATCAGTGCGTTACCGTCGTCCACCACGTCATAGACTCAAAAGTGGGTCGAAAGGGAGGCAGCGCGGCTTTAAAATTATTGGGAGGCTGA
- a CDS encoding PIN domain-containing protein, which yields MEALTYLIDTWCWVEYLGGEVRVLKPILEGRKHYSSLLTLAEVSDVVRRSGHDDSDRCIDFIAMHSTILDPDPMIADAAGRTRAAQRKRKRDMGLMDALIYETAQANELVLLTGDEDFKGLDGVEFVDGD from the coding sequence TTGGAAGCTCTGACGTACCTCATCGACACTTGGTGCTGGGTCGAGTACCTCGGTGGGGAGGTTAGGGTTCTGAAACCGATTCTCGAGGGGCGCAAGCACTACAGCAGTCTTCTGACCCTGGCCGAGGTCTCGGACGTCGTGAGGCGGAGCGGGCACGACGATTCCGACCGTTGCATCGATTTCATAGCGATGCACTCGACGATCCTCGATCCCGACCCGATGATCGCGGACGCCGCGGGTCGGACGCGTGCCGCGCAGCGGAAAAGGAAACGCGACATGGGTCTCATGGACGCGCTCATCTACGAGACCGCGCAGGCCAACGAGCTGGTTCTCCTCACCGGGGACGAGGACTTCAAGGGCCTCGACGGCGTGGAGTTCGTCGACGGCGACTGA
- a CDS encoding DEAD/DEAH box helicase, with the protein MAPKQSRLGEFYQSAKGHPSPAAPADAPFKIVDGHVSHPMIRAGAVEAREYQVAIAARAIRENLLVVLPTGLGKTVVAALVIADAIIKSSGGKVLFLSPTRPLAQQHKDSMLALMKETPTSLFTGSVPAQERKDLWDASRIVLATPQTVRNDLEAGLYTLDDCVLVIFDEAHRAAGAYAYVDVAARALSVPEPPRLLGITASPGSSRAKIENVMAALGLTSAEIRTEADADVAPYVATIDAGIVRVELPGYMKRLATHFDATLRERVKRLQARGFVPPKPPEYVGKGDLIKAGNALRAAIGRGNKTLFPLLQDQTIGVHAAHCLELLETQGTLPLTDYLDRMAKKEKPARSEATFLNDPRIVEARRSLQDFPSTSHPKMSALLEIVKAQLAESTSSKVIVFVQYRDTIRVIMEMLDAMHISATRFVGQASRNEGDEGLSQERQREILDEFRTGGFNVLVASSVAEEGLDIPAVDLVVFYEPVASEIRTIQRRGRTGRGRIGRIVVLVATGTRDEAFLRIEAKREERMGKIVRKMSRGPPRG; encoded by the coding sequence GTGGCCCCGAAGCAATCCCGCCTCGGCGAGTTCTACCAAAGCGCCAAGGGCCACCCGTCGCCCGCCGCACCCGCCGACGCCCCGTTCAAGATCGTGGACGGCCACGTCTCGCATCCGATGATACGGGCCGGGGCCGTCGAGGCGCGCGAGTACCAGGTCGCAATCGCTGCGCGGGCAATACGGGAAAACCTCCTTGTCGTCCTTCCGACGGGCCTGGGAAAGACGGTGGTCGCGGCGTTGGTCATCGCGGACGCGATAATCAAGTCCAGCGGCGGAAAAGTGTTGTTCTTGAGCCCGACGCGTCCCTTGGCGCAGCAGCACAAGGACTCCATGCTCGCCCTTATGAAGGAGACCCCGACATCCCTCTTCACTGGAAGCGTCCCCGCCCAAGAGCGCAAGGATCTGTGGGACGCCTCGCGCATCGTCCTTGCAACGCCGCAGACCGTCCGAAACGACCTTGAGGCAGGACTCTACACGCTCGACGATTGCGTTCTCGTCATCTTCGACGAGGCCCACCGGGCGGCCGGCGCCTATGCGTACGTGGACGTGGCCGCACGCGCTCTCTCTGTCCCCGAGCCCCCGCGACTCCTCGGGATAACGGCGTCTCCAGGCTCATCGAGGGCAAAAATCGAGAACGTGATGGCGGCCTTGGGGCTCACGTCCGCCGAGATCCGCACCGAGGCGGACGCCGATGTGGCCCCGTACGTGGCGACGATCGACGCCGGGATCGTCCGTGTCGAACTCCCCGGGTACATGAAACGCCTCGCGACGCATTTCGATGCGACATTGCGGGAACGCGTGAAGAGACTCCAGGCCAGAGGTTTCGTGCCCCCTAAGCCCCCCGAGTACGTCGGCAAAGGCGACCTCATCAAAGCGGGCAACGCCCTCCGGGCGGCGATAGGCCGCGGGAACAAGACGCTCTTCCCCCTCCTTCAAGACCAGACCATCGGCGTCCACGCGGCCCATTGCCTCGAACTCCTTGAGACCCAAGGCACCCTTCCGTTGACGGATTATCTCGATCGCATGGCGAAGAAGGAGAAACCCGCACGCTCCGAGGCGACCTTCCTCAACGATCCTCGCATCGTCGAAGCGAGACGGAGCCTCCAAGACTTTCCCTCGACGTCGCACCCGAAGATGAGCGCGCTCCTCGAGATAGTCAAGGCGCAGCTTGCCGAGAGTACGTCTAGCAAGGTGATCGTCTTCGTCCAGTACCGAGACACGATCCGCGTGATCATGGAGATGCTCGACGCGATGCACATCTCGGCAACGCGCTTCGTGGGGCAAGCGAGCCGAAACGAAGGCGACGAGGGCTTGAGCCAGGAGCGCCAGCGCGAGATACTGGACGAGTTCCGGACTGGCGGCTTCAACGTGCTCGTAGCATCGAGCGTCGCCGAGGAGGGACTAGACATCCCCGCCGTCGACCTCGTCGTCTTCTACGAGCCCGTCGCCAGCGAGATACGGACCATCCAGAGGCGTGGACGCACCGGGCGCGGTCGGATCGGGCGCATCGTCGTCCTAGTCGCCACGGGAACACGCGACGAGGCGTTCCTTAGGATAGAGGCGAAGCGGGAGGAGAGAATGGGGAAGATCGTGCGCAAGATGTCGCGGGGCCCTCCGCGTGGATAG
- a CDS encoding NuoM family protein, producing the protein MATDYISLALAIPFVGAVLLFLVGKNNTIVKYTAFAVSLVALAVSSWMWLNLNTRIPYDYVATYPWIPTLGISYSVGLDGLSMPLFWLTALLTTLSIWFSWDVTERTTEFFALLLVLETAVMGVFSSLDYFLFYIFWEVVLIPMYFIIAIWGGPRRKYAAIKFFVYTFTASLVMLLGFMAIYFETGVGTFSMVEIAKAAPLIPHATQILIFGSLFIGFGVKLPMVPFHTWLPDAHVEAPTAGSVMLAGVLLKLGAYGFLRIALPALPFGAQWFVPWFLVIGILSILYGAMICLSQKDLKKLVAYSSVSHMGFVFLGIAASLVTGDPIGINGAIFMLFAHGLISPALFMMCGLVGHAAGTRQIPELGGLAQKMPNATFAMVAASLASLGLPGMAGFVAELQVFIATWDAFGWVIILPIASVAVTAGYYLWALERSFFGPLTTKVETHHLTDWHAFEAIPLMILIVLIVGFGLLPSYLNDFSNPATAAILAAARGGL; encoded by the coding sequence ATGGCCACCGATTACATCTCGTTGGCCCTCGCGATACCGTTCGTCGGCGCTGTACTTCTCTTCCTCGTCGGCAAGAACAATACAATCGTGAAGTACACGGCGTTCGCAGTCAGCCTCGTCGCCTTGGCGGTCTCGAGTTGGATGTGGCTCAACCTCAACACGCGCATACCGTACGATTATGTGGCGACGTATCCGTGGATCCCAACACTCGGCATCTCGTACTCGGTCGGCCTCGACGGGCTCTCCATGCCGCTTTTTTGGCTCACCGCCCTTCTCACGACGCTCTCCATCTGGTTCTCGTGGGACGTCACGGAACGGACGACCGAATTCTTCGCGCTTCTTCTCGTTCTTGAGACGGCCGTCATGGGCGTCTTCTCGTCTCTCGACTATTTCCTGTTCTACATTTTCTGGGAGGTGGTGCTCATCCCCATGTACTTCATCATCGCCATATGGGGCGGTCCCCGGCGGAAGTACGCGGCGATCAAGTTCTTCGTCTACACGTTCACCGCCTCGCTCGTGATGCTCCTCGGCTTCATGGCCATCTACTTCGAGACGGGTGTGGGAACTTTCTCGATGGTGGAGATAGCGAAGGCCGCGCCGCTTATCCCACATGCAACTCAGATCCTCATCTTCGGCTCCCTTTTCATCGGCTTCGGCGTGAAACTCCCGATGGTCCCGTTCCACACGTGGCTCCCCGATGCCCACGTGGAGGCACCGACGGCCGGTTCCGTGATGCTCGCCGGCGTTTTGTTGAAGCTCGGCGCATACGGATTCCTGCGGATCGCGCTTCCCGCCCTTCCGTTCGGCGCCCAATGGTTCGTCCCGTGGTTTCTCGTCATCGGCATATTGTCCATCCTCTACGGCGCGATGATATGCCTCTCACAGAAGGACTTGAAGAAGCTCGTCGCCTACTCTTCCGTGTCGCACATGGGCTTCGTCTTCCTTGGCATCGCGGCTAGTCTCGTTACCGGCGACCCCATCGGCATCAACGGCGCCATCTTCATGCTCTTCGCCCACGGCCTCATCTCGCCGGCCCTCTTCATGATGTGCGGTCTCGTGGGGCACGCCGCCGGGACGAGGCAGATTCCCGAACTAGGGGGCCTCGCGCAGAAGATGCCCAACGCCACTTTTGCGATGGTCGCCGCGAGCCTCGCCTCGTTGGGGCTTCCCGGGATGGCGGGTTTCGTCGCCGAACTCCAGGTCTTCATCGCCACGTGGGACGCCTTCGGATGGGTGATAATCTTACCGATCGCCTCCGTCGCCGTCACCGCGGGTTACTACCTGTGGGCATTGGAACGGTCGTTCTTCGGACCGCTCACGACAAAGGTCGAGACGCACCATCTCACGGATTGGCACGCGTTCGAGGCCATTCCCCTCATGATACTCATCGTGTTGATTGTCGGCTTTGGGCTCCTCCCGTCGTACCTCAACGACTTCAGTAACCCTGCAACGGCCGCGATACTCGCGGCCGCGAGAGGTGGACTATGA